Proteins from a genomic interval of Campylobacter concisus:
- the pyk gene encoding pyruvate kinase — MIKKTKIVATLGPASDNEETMEAMVKAGVNVFRLNFSHGTHEYHKSNIDKIRNIEKKLNKKIGILQDICGPKIRVGKLSEPFYLKAGDELSIYAEDIVGEKVEKGIYKVSLNQPQILPMLKVGEHVYLYDGSIRAKVVSEGKEIVKTIIENDGILNSNKGVNFPNTALGIEIITPKDKEDMKFGAKHGVNFVAISFVQDANDVIKAKNILKEFGSRAAVLSKIEKFDAVENIDDIIAKSDGIMVARGDLGIEVPFYKVPTIQKLIIKKANAASKPVITATQMMLSMAEHETATRAEISDVANAVLDGTDAVMLSEESAIGKNPVAVVEAMSKTIIQTQSIYPYNKFDEFDFFDETDMVASSAASLAVRIKADALISITGSGKSAIKLARNRTNIDIIAVAHDEQTAHMLTLAWGVTPALVLEKTKLSSLLANVMKKAYEEGYVEHDKTYLVTAGHPTGVEGSTNLIRIIRRDQLDYYLELATE; from the coding sequence ATGATAAAAAAGACGAAAATCGTAGCTACTTTGGGGCCAGCAAGTGATAATGAAGAGACAATGGAAGCGATGGTAAAAGCAGGTGTTAATGTCTTTCGTTTAAATTTTAGCCATGGGACACACGAATACCATAAATCAAACATTGACAAGATAAGAAATATCGAAAAAAAGTTAAATAAAAAAATAGGCATTTTACAAGATATCTGCGGCCCAAAGATCAGAGTTGGCAAGCTTAGTGAGCCATTTTATCTAAAGGCTGGTGATGAACTAAGCATTTACGCAGAGGATATCGTTGGTGAAAAAGTGGAAAAAGGAATTTATAAAGTAAGCCTAAACCAGCCTCAAATTTTGCCTATGCTAAAGGTTGGCGAGCATGTCTATCTCTATGATGGCTCTATAAGAGCAAAGGTCGTTAGCGAAGGTAAAGAAATAGTAAAAACTATCATTGAAAATGATGGAATTTTAAACTCAAATAAAGGCGTAAATTTCCCAAATACAGCTCTTGGCATCGAGATCATCACACCAAAAGATAAAGAAGATATGAAATTTGGCGCAAAGCATGGCGTAAATTTTGTCGCTATTAGCTTCGTACAAGATGCAAATGATGTAATAAAGGCAAAAAATATCTTAAAAGAATTTGGCTCAAGAGCTGCTGTTTTATCCAAGATCGAGAAATTTGACGCAGTTGAAAATATAGACGACATCATCGCAAAGAGTGATGGTATCATGGTAGCTCGTGGCGATCTTGGCATAGAAGTGCCATTTTACAAGGTTCCAACTATCCAAAAGCTCATCATCAAAAAAGCAAATGCAGCAAGCAAGCCAGTCATCACAGCAACCCAGATGATGCTAAGCATGGCAGAGCATGAAACTGCCACAAGAGCGGAGATCAGCGACGTGGCAAATGCTGTATTAGACGGCACTGATGCTGTTATGTTAAGCGAGGAGAGTGCGATAGGCAAAAACCCAGTCGCGGTCGTGGAGGCGATGAGTAAAACGATCATCCAAACTCAAAGCATCTATCCATATAATAAATTTGATGAGTTTGACTTTTTTGACGAGACTGATATGGTGGCAAGTAGTGCCGCATCTCTTGCTGTTCGCATAAAAGCAGATGCATTAATCTCAATCACTGGCTCAGGAAAATCGGCCATAAAATTGGCTAGAAACCGCACAAATATCGACATCATCGCAGTTGCTCACGATGAGCAAACAGCGCATATGCTTACCCTTGCTTGGGGTGTTACGCCAGCGCTTGTACTAGAAAAAACAAAGCTTAGCTCACTTTTAGCAAATGTCATGAAAAAGGCGTATGAAGAGGGATATGTCGAACACGACAAGACCTATCTTGTCACTGCTGGTCACCCTACGGGCGTTGAGGGTAGCACGAACCTTATACGTATCATCAGACGCGATCAGCTTGATTATTATTTGGAGCTTGCAACTGAGTAA
- a CDS encoding TRAP transporter substrate-binding protein, whose amino-acid sequence MNKFLLASLGLAAVACVAMGDDKVYKLKLASSWESTMPVLGDVPKELKDKVEKMSNGRLELRIDYPSKHKSPFAMLDFAKSGQYDITYTSSYYYKGKDAKTIFFTATPFMMNTDEQTAWYEFGGGKELEAKVYDPYNIKIFRAGNTGMQMGGWFKKEIKSLDDIKGLKIRIPGFGGEIYAKLGANINTIPTGELYMALEMGTIDSVEWVSPAYDMALGFHKVAKYYYTGWQEPNGETQFFFNKKSYEKLPDDLKAIFEAAAAEVARDANTKVFYSNVEYWDKMKSEYPDIQVKSFPPEVIAALKKATNELLDEESAKDPLFKEIVESQRAFLKKAREWTKISDYAYIKTNE is encoded by the coding sequence ATGAATAAATTTTTATTAGCGTCTCTTGGTTTAGCAGCTGTTGCTTGCGTTGCTATGGGAGATGATAAAGTTTATAAGCTAAAGCTTGCTAGCTCATGGGAGAGCACTATGCCAGTGCTTGGTGATGTACCAAAAGAGCTAAAGGATAAAGTTGAAAAGATGAGCAATGGCAGACTTGAGCTAAGGATTGATTATCCATCAAAACATAAATCACCTTTTGCAATGCTTGATTTTGCTAAAAGCGGTCAATACGACATTACCTACACAAGTAGCTATTATTATAAAGGCAAAGATGCTAAAACTATATTTTTTACAGCAACTCCATTTATGATGAATACTGACGAGCAAACAGCTTGGTATGAATTTGGCGGCGGTAAGGAGCTTGAGGCAAAAGTTTACGATCCATACAACATCAAAATTTTTAGAGCTGGAAATACCGGCATGCAAATGGGTGGCTGGTTTAAAAAAGAGATCAAATCACTAGATGATATCAAAGGCTTAAAGATAAGAATTCCAGGCTTTGGTGGTGAAATTTACGCTAAGCTTGGCGCTAACATCAATACTATCCCAACTGGTGAGCTTTACATGGCTCTTGAGATGGGAACGATCGACTCAGTCGAATGGGTAAGCCCAGCTTATGATATGGCGCTTGGCTTTCACAAAGTGGCAAAATACTACTACACAGGCTGGCAAGAGCCAAACGGTGAAACTCAATTTTTCTTTAATAAAAAATCATACGAAAAACTTCCAGATGACCTAAAAGCGATCTTTGAAGCAGCTGCAGCAGAAGTAGCAAGAGATGCAAATACAAAAGTATTTTATTCAAACGTCGAGTACTGGGATAAAATGAAGAGCGAGTACCCAGACATCCAAGTAAAGTCTTTCCCACCAGAAGTAATCGCGGCTCTTAAAAAAGCCACAAATGAACTGCTAGATGAAGAGAGCGCTAAAGATCCATTATTTAAAGAGATCGTTGAGTCTCAAAGAGCTTTCCTTAAAAAAGCAAGAGAATGGACTAAAATTTCAGACTACGCTTATATCAAAACAAACGAATAG
- a CDS encoding shikimate dehydrogenase, producing MKTFAVFGDPIAHSVSPRLHNKAIADLGLKALYTRVLLKDGSELINKFKSLKLNGANVTLPHKEWALNLADEASDIARKIGSANTLVLKNDKIYAHNTDAPGFLKAIKNFKDVKKAIVLGAGGTANAITYALKEQGVDVCILNRSKDRLEKFKDEYKCFSWDNYEEQKFDLVINSTSAGLKDDFLPAPKEILKSIFKDAKFAFDVIYGKQTPFLEMAKQNSLSVKDGADMLLYQAVLALNLFFNNTLDESKIERSMREIFYL from the coding sequence ATGAAAACATTCGCAGTCTTTGGAGATCCAATAGCTCACTCGGTATCTCCGAGGCTGCACAATAAAGCCATTGCAGACCTGGGCTTAAAAGCACTTTATACAAGAGTCTTGCTAAAAGATGGCAGCGAATTAATCAATAAATTTAAATCCTTAAAATTAAACGGTGCAAATGTAACACTTCCACATAAAGAGTGGGCTTTAAATTTAGCCGATGAAGCTTCGGATATAGCACGCAAAATAGGCTCTGCAAATACGCTTGTGCTTAAAAATGACAAAATTTATGCTCACAATACAGATGCACCTGGATTTTTAAAAGCAATAAAAAATTTTAAAGATGTAAAAAAAGCTATTGTTCTTGGAGCTGGCGGTACTGCAAATGCCATAACTTATGCATTAAAAGAACAAGGCGTTGATGTTTGCATACTAAATAGAAGCAAAGATAGGCTTGAGAAATTTAAAGATGAGTACAAATGCTTTAGTTGGGATAACTACGAAGAGCAAAAATTTGATCTAGTCATTAACTCGACCTCTGCTGGTTTAAAGGATGATTTTTTACCGGCACCTAAAGAAATTTTAAAAAGCATTTTTAAGGATGCTAAATTCGCATTTGATGTGATTTATGGCAAACAGACACCATTTTTAGAAATGGCCAAGCAAAACAGCCTTAGTGTAAAAGATGGGGCCGATATGCTTTTATATCAAGCGGTTTTAGCACTAAATTTATTTTTTAACAATACACTTGATGAGTCAAAGATCGAGCGCTCAATGAGAGAAATTTTCTATCTATAA
- a CDS encoding SPOR domain-containing protein, translating to MENDELKDILLERDDDARGLKLKKLLIFIAALIILFLIIVVAMKLVNSSDPSQAQNEADSRLVLPPVPAEQPVDRQAPIADTNSDNKKGDTQLFEQVPIVPENKQQDEFEDMIKKLKDKENNKPISKTEEPKEIVKPIEKPAEIPAKKSETKVDTPVKKVEKVATTDKKSEAKPAKTENKVDKKIEKKAETKIEKTDKKAEVAKSEPAAKGSYVQVFVTSKFNPNAEYMKKIVAKGYSYKTIKVGELTKILVGPFDEKTLQKAVGDIRKDINKDAFIFRAK from the coding sequence GTGGAAAACGATGAGTTAAAAGATATTCTTTTAGAAAGAGACGATGACGCAAGAGGATTGAAACTAAAAAAACTTCTGATATTTATAGCAGCTCTTATTATACTTTTTTTGATTATTGTAGTTGCTATGAAGCTAGTAAATTCAAGCGATCCTTCACAAGCGCAAAATGAAGCTGATTCAAGACTAGTGCTTCCTCCAGTGCCAGCCGAGCAGCCAGTAGATAGACAAGCTCCGATAGCTGATACAAATTCAGACAATAAAAAAGGCGATACACAGCTCTTTGAGCAAGTACCGATCGTGCCTGAAAATAAGCAACAAGATGAATTTGAAGATATGATCAAAAAGCTAAAAGATAAAGAAAACAATAAGCCTATTTCTAAAACTGAAGAGCCAAAAGAGATAGTTAAGCCTATCGAAAAGCCTGCAGAAATACCAGCAAAAAAATCTGAGACAAAGGTGGATACTCCAGTTAAAAAAGTCGAAAAAGTAGCAACTACTGATAAAAAGAGCGAGGCAAAACCAGCCAAAACTGAAAATAAAGTAGATAAAAAGATTGAAAAAAAGGCTGAAACCAAAATAGAAAAAACGGATAAAAAAGCTGAAGTAGCTAAAAGTGAACCTGCTGCAAAAGGCTCTTATGTTCAAGTATTTGTGACTAGTAAATTTAATCCAAATGCTGAATATATGAAAAAGATCGTTGCTAAGGGATATAGCTACAAAACTATAAAAGTTGGTGAACTGACTAAAATTTTAGTTGGTCCATTTGATGAAAAAACGCTTCAAAAAGCAGTAGGCGATATTAGAAAAGATATCAATAAAGACGCTTTTATCTTTAGAGCAAAATGA